In a single window of the Poecile atricapillus isolate bPoeAtr1 chromosome 27, bPoeAtr1.hap1, whole genome shotgun sequence genome:
- the LOC131589116 gene encoding feather keratin Cos2-2-like has product MSCPEKCQQCQPCNPCCQSCGPCPLASSCNECCVRQCQSSHVVIEPPAVLVTLPGPILSSFPQNTAVGSSTSAAVGSILSSDGVPISSGGFDISCITNCYGGSRCCRPC; this is encoded by the coding sequence ATGTCCTGCCCTGAgaagtgccagcagtgccagccctgcaacCCTTGCTGCCAGTCCTGCGGCCCCTGCCcgctggccagcagctgcaatgagtgctgtgtcaggcagtgccagagctcccATGTCGTCATTGAGCCgcctgctgtgctggtgaccctgcccggccccatcctcagctccttcccacagaaCACCGCCGTGGGATCCTCCACCTCCGCTGCCGTTGGCAGCATCCTCAGCTCTGACGGAGTGCCCATCAGCTCTGGGGGCTTTGACATCTCCTGCATCACCAACTGCTACGGTGGCAGCAGATGTTGCCGTCCTTGCTAA
- the LOC131588758 gene encoding feather keratin Cos2-2-like, giving the protein MSCPEKCQQCQPCNPCCQSCGPCPLASSCNECCVRQCQSSHVVIEPPAVLVTLPGPILSSFPQNTAVGSSTSAAVGSILSSDGVPISSGGFDISCITNCYGSRCCRPC; this is encoded by the coding sequence ATGTCCTGCCCTGAgaagtgccagcagtgccagccctgcaacCCTTGCTGCCAGTCCTGCGGCCCCTGCCcgctggccagcagctgcaatgagtgctgtgtcaggcagtgccagagctcccATGTCGTCATTGAGCCgcctgctgtgctggtgaccctgcccggccccatcctcagctccttcccacagaaCACCGCCGTGGGATCCTCCACCTCCGCTGCCGTTGGCAGCATCCTCAGCTCTGACGGAGTGCCCATCAGCTCCGGGGGCTTTGACATCTCCTGCATCACCAACTGCTATGGCAGCAGATGTTGCCGTCCTTGCTAA
- the LOC131589120 gene encoding feather keratin Cos2-2-like, giving the protein MSCPEKCQQCQPCNPCCQSCGPCPLASSCNECCVRQCQSSHVVIEPPAVLVTLPGPILSSFPQNTAVGSSTSAAVGSILSSDGVPISSGGFDISCITNCYGGSRCCRPC; this is encoded by the coding sequence ATGTCCTGCCCTGAgaagtgccagcagtgccagccctgcaacCCTTGCTGCCAGTCCTGCGGCCCCTGCCcgctggccagcagctgcaatgagtgctgtgtcaggcagtgccagagctcccATGTCGTCATTGAGCCgcctgctgtgctggtgaccctgcccggccccatcctcagctccttcccacagaaCACCGCCGTGGGATCCTCCACCTCCGCTGCCGTTGGCAGCATCCTCAGCTCTGACGGAGTGCCCATCAGCTCCGGGGGCTTTGACATCTCCTGCATCACCAACTGCTACGGTGGCAGCAGATGTTGCCGTCCTTGCTAA
- the LOC131588805 gene encoding feather keratin Cos2-2-like yields MSCPEKCQQCQPCNPCCQSCGPCPLASSCNECCVRQCQSSHVVIEPPAVLVTLPGPILSSFPQNTAVGSSTSAAVGNILSSDGVPISSGGFDISCITNCYGGSRCCRPC; encoded by the coding sequence ATGTCCTGCCCTGAgaagtgccagcagtgccagccctgcaacCCTTGCTGCCAGTCCTGCGGCCCCTGCCcgctggccagcagctgcaatgagtgctgtgtcaggcagtgccagagctcccATGTCGTCATTGAGCCgcctgctgtgctggtgaccctgcccggccccatcctcagctccttcccacagaaCACCGCCGTGGGATCCTCCACCTCCGCTGCCGTTGGCAACATCCTCAGCTCTGACGGAGTGCCCATCAGCTCCGGGGGCTTTGACATCTCCTGCATCACCAACTGCTACGGTGGCAGCAGATGTTGCCGTCCTTGCTAA
- the LOC131588806 gene encoding feather keratin Cos2-2-like — protein MSCPEKCQQCQPCNPCCQSCGPCPLASSCNECCVRQCQSSHVVIEPPAVLVTLPGAVLSSFPQNTAVGSSTSAAVGSILSSDGVPISSGGFDISCITNCYGGSRCCRPC, from the coding sequence ATGTCCTGCCCTGAgaagtgccagcagtgccagccctgcaacCCTTGCTGCCAGTCCTGCGGCCCCTGCCcgctggccagcagctgcaatgagtgctgtgtcaggcagtgccagagctcccATGTCGTCATTGAGCCgcctgctgtgctggtgaccCTGCCCGGCGCcgtcctcagctccttcccacagaaCACCGCCGTGGGATCCTCCACCTCCGCTGCCGTTGGCAGCATCCTCAGCTCTGACGGAGTGCCCATCAGCTCCGGGGGCTTTGACATCTCCTGCATCACCAACTGCTACGGTGGCAGCAGATGTTGCCGTCCTTGCTAA